Proteins from one Cellulosilyticum lentocellum DSM 5427 genomic window:
- a CDS encoding carbohydrate ABC transporter permease: MKKSTKAVGLSAFIWGSGQFFIGKQYIKGLLFFVVQMLFVGIELQSGYWLEYLSGQIKQFSIRIHGGYFTKGIWGFITLGEKVGARTGDHSTILLINGIIVLLLLGLFIAIYIWNLRDSYQTGKMIDEKGIYISSKEYLKLTCTKFFPYVILAPIVVAIMFIVVMPIIFSVLTAFTNYNKNHLPPAHLIDWVGLSNFTKLFQVPVWSTTFFSVLGWTIIWAVSATFTTYFLGLFQAILLSSSYAKCKAFFRGILILPWAIPQMITLLVFRNLLNGQFGPLGQLLIDIGLVNERIPFLSDPIIAKVTIIVVNLWLGFPMFMVMIQGVLGNVDQAFYEAAHIDGATSFQSFKYITLPLIFRATAPLIIMNLANNFNCFGIIYFLTEGNPANPNYHLAGHTDILISWIYKLTLSDQMYNMAAVMCIIIFVVIGTVSFYNFKRTQAFKEVE, translated from the coding sequence ATGAAGAAAAGTACAAAGGCAGTAGGATTATCTGCTTTCATATGGGGAAGTGGACAATTTTTCATAGGCAAGCAATACATAAAGGGGCTATTGTTCTTCGTTGTACAAATGCTATTCGTGGGAATAGAGCTACAAAGCGGCTATTGGTTAGAATATTTAAGTGGTCAAATTAAGCAGTTTAGTATAAGAATTCATGGTGGTTATTTTACAAAAGGTATTTGGGGATTTATTACCTTGGGAGAGAAGGTAGGCGCTAGAACAGGAGACCATTCAACAATACTTTTAATTAATGGCATTATTGTCCTATTGCTTTTAGGATTATTTATAGCCATTTATATATGGAATTTACGAGACAGCTATCAAACTGGCAAGATGATTGACGAAAAGGGAATTTATATATCTTCAAAAGAGTATTTGAAACTGACTTGTACTAAGTTCTTTCCGTATGTGATTTTAGCACCTATTGTAGTGGCTATTATGTTTATTGTTGTGATGCCTATTATCTTTTCAGTTTTAACGGCATTTACAAACTATAATAAAAATCATTTACCCCCAGCTCATTTAATTGATTGGGTAGGACTTTCTAACTTTACCAAGTTATTTCAAGTACCAGTGTGGTCCACAACTTTTTTTTCAGTTTTAGGCTGGACGATTATTTGGGCTGTAAGTGCAACCTTTACAACTTACTTTCTAGGCTTATTTCAAGCCATTTTATTAAGTAGCTCCTATGCCAAATGCAAAGCTTTTTTTAGAGGCATTCTTATTTTACCTTGGGCTATTCCACAAATGATTACACTATTGGTATTTAGAAACTTACTCAATGGTCAGTTTGGCCCTTTAGGTCAATTACTTATTGATATAGGCTTGGTGAATGAGAGAATTCCCTTTTTATCAGATCCGATTATTGCTAAGGTTACGATTATCGTTGTTAATTTATGGCTTGGTTTTCCGATGTTTATGGTAATGATTCAGGGGGTATTAGGGAATGTGGATCAGGCTTTTTATGAAGCAGCCCACATTGATGGAGCTACATCTTTTCAGTCTTTTAAGTATATCACATTACCACTTATTTTTAGGGCAACGGCACCACTCATTATTATGAATCTGGCTAATAATTTTAACTGCTTTGGTATTATTTATTTCTTGACGGAAGGAAATCCAGCTAATCCGAATTATCATTTAGCAGGTCATACAGATATTCTTATTTCTTGGATCTATAAGCTTACCTTAAGTGATCAAATGTATAATATGGCCGCTGTTATGTGTATTATCATTTTTGTAGTCATAGGAACGGTATCTTTTTATAACTTTAAAAGAACACAAGCTTTTAAGGAGGTGGAATAG
- a CDS encoding sugar ABC transporter permease translates to MKTRIKTILVNLELIIMSIIVIVPVSWIVLSSFNKGTSLATSTFIPKQLTFENYRRLFQETNFTTWFSNTFQIATLNAIISVFLILITAWVLSRFQFKGKKQGLITLLILSMFPSFLSMTAIYSLFVNLGLVGKPLALVLLYSIGAIPYNVWLVKGYLDGISMSLDEAAYIDGSTKLTTFFKIIVPMSKPIIVYCMVSQFMFPWMDYILPNLLLTGDKTRTVAVGLYSMITGNENSYFTTFAAGSVVIAVPCTLLFLVFQKFLVQGIASGASKE, encoded by the coding sequence ATGAAGACAAGAATTAAGACCATTTTGGTGAATCTAGAATTAATTATCATGTCGATCATTGTGATTGTACCCGTTTCGTGGATTGTCTTATCTTCTTTTAATAAAGGAACAAGTTTAGCAACTTCTACCTTCATTCCAAAGCAATTGACTTTCGAAAACTATAGGCGACTTTTTCAAGAAACGAATTTTACCACTTGGTTTAGTAATACATTTCAAATTGCTACTTTAAATGCAATCATTTCAGTTTTTCTCATCTTAATAACTGCTTGGGTATTATCACGATTTCAATTTAAAGGGAAAAAGCAAGGTCTTATCACTTTGCTTATCTTATCCATGTTTCCTAGCTTTTTATCTATGACAGCTATTTATTCGCTGTTTGTTAACTTGGGGTTGGTAGGAAAACCACTAGCTTTAGTACTTCTGTATTCGATAGGTGCCATTCCATATAATGTTTGGCTTGTTAAAGGTTACTTAGATGGTATTTCTATGTCACTAGATGAAGCTGCTTATATTGATGGTAGTACAAAACTTACCACATTTTTTAAAATCATTGTACCTATGTCAAAGCCAATCATTGTGTACTGTATGGTTTCACAATTTATGTTCCCATGGATGGATTATATTTTACCCAATCTTTTGTTAACAGGAGACAAAACAAGAACGGTAGCTGTTGGCCTTTATAGTATGATTACAGGCAATGAAAACTCTTATTTTACAACTTTTGCAGCAGGTTCAGTGGTTATTGCTGTTCCATGTACGCTTTTATTCTTAGTATTTCAGAAGTTTCTAGTACAAGGTATTGCATCAGGAGCAAGTAAAGAATAG
- a CDS encoding sugar ABC transporter substrate-binding protein, giving the protein MKFKKHAIITLSLLISLGAMGCHKALPIEDETEVKSNEVNEKGELVPEQGAKLVFWTVDEEYGKAIATAFEAQYSVPVTVEKVGMGEIDKMILTGPTQTGADVFMSSHDNMPTGMAAGLFLEINPQIAERIKAKMNDVGIKTVTVDNKLYGVPVSIETSCLFYNKDLVGETPAITLEEILEESKTYNDVVNNKFYFLYSTPDTYKAYPLLSAFGYHAFGENGDDNAHPGFETEAFKKGLELIYSLREIMPVSATDLRNAEFVRNLFMEGKVAYEITGPWDIKTFRDSGVHFGVTTLPTYEGRSLTPFAGVKTAHVSAWTEYPIAAQLLAEFLVSDEGASLLYEKANKITTLKDVSNVRGLGEDPLVKPFTQQFENSFPMPNVKDIKAFWTATEKSLISLYDGELTPDEAQKKTIETWEAILASQAE; this is encoded by the coding sequence ATGAAATTTAAAAAACATGCCATTATTACATTAAGTTTATTAATAAGTTTAGGAGCTATGGGTTGCCATAAGGCTTTGCCTATAGAGGATGAAACTGAGGTGAAAAGTAATGAAGTCAATGAAAAGGGGGAATTGGTACCAGAACAAGGGGCAAAGCTTGTATTTTGGACCGTAGATGAGGAGTATGGCAAAGCCATTGCTACTGCTTTTGAAGCTCAATATAGTGTGCCAGTCACAGTAGAAAAAGTAGGTATGGGTGAAATTGACAAAATGATTTTAACTGGACCGACTCAGACAGGAGCAGATGTATTTATGAGTTCACATGATAATATGCCAACAGGCATGGCAGCAGGTTTGTTTTTAGAGATTAATCCACAAATAGCTGAACGTATTAAAGCAAAGATGAATGATGTTGGTATTAAAACGGTAACGGTAGATAACAAACTATATGGGGTACCAGTATCCATTGAAACCAGTTGCTTATTTTATAACAAAGATCTTGTAGGTGAAACACCAGCTATCACACTAGAGGAAATATTAGAAGAGTCTAAGACTTATAATGATGTGGTAAACAATAAGTTTTATTTCCTCTATTCTACCCCTGATACCTATAAAGCCTATCCTTTATTAAGTGCTTTTGGTTATCATGCGTTTGGAGAGAATGGTGATGATAATGCACATCCTGGCTTTGAAACAGAGGCTTTTAAAAAGGGACTTGAACTTATTTATAGCCTTCGTGAAATTATGCCTGTTAGTGCTACAGATTTAAGGAATGCAGAGTTTGTGAGAAATTTATTCATGGAAGGGAAGGTAGCTTATGAGATTACAGGACCATGGGATATCAAAACCTTTAGAGATAGTGGGGTTCATTTTGGCGTAACGACGCTACCTACTTATGAAGGAAGAAGTTTAACACCTTTTGCAGGGGTGAAAACAGCTCATGTATCAGCTTGGACAGAGTATCCTATAGCAGCCCAATTACTAGCTGAATTTCTTGTGTCAGATGAAGGGGCTTCATTACTTTATGAAAAAGCTAATAAAATTACAACCTTAAAGGATGTATCCAATGTAAGAGGCCTAGGAGAAGACCCTTTGGTGAAGCCTTTTACACAGCAATTTGAAAATTCTTTTCCTATGCCTAATGTAAAAGATATTAAAGCTTTTTGGACAGCTACAGAGAAGTCGCTGATTTCTTTATATGATGGGGAACTTACGCCTGATGAAGCACAGAAAAAGACGATAGAAACTTGGGAAGCTATACTTGCTTCTCAAGCTGAATAA